The following proteins are co-located in the Trichormus variabilis 0441 genome:
- a CDS encoding pentapeptide repeat-containing protein, translating into MADRRERLNSEKLLKRYAAGERNFSGIIFSSSTLDGEDLRSIDLSEADLIRVDLSGTNLSNADLSGARLLCANLTAANLEGANLSGADLSGADCIGTNFRDANLNETILSGTDFTAADLCGVEMDDAIVIAADFRAAQNFSSPGQGSLVCKTFWADGDFFKGPDWYE; encoded by the coding sequence ATGGCAGATAGAAGAGAAAGACTTAACAGCGAAAAATTGCTCAAAAGATACGCAGCTGGAGAAAGAAATTTTTCGGGAATTATATTTAGCTCCTCGACGCTGGATGGAGAAGATTTGCGCTCTATTGATTTGAGTGAAGCTGATTTGATTAGAGTTGATTTGAGTGGCACCAACCTGAGCAATGCTGATTTGAGTGGAGCTAGGCTACTCTGTGCTAACCTGACTGCTGCTAATCTTGAAGGTGCTAATTTGTCTGGGGCTGACCTAAGTGGTGCAGATTGTATAGGGACTAACTTCAGAGATGCCAACCTTAACGAAACTATTTTGAGTGGTACTGATTTTACTGCGGCTGACTTGTGTGGAGTAGAAATGGATGATGCTATTGTGATTGCAGCCGACTTCAGGGCTGCCCAAAATTTCAGTAGTCCCGGCCAAGGTTCTTTGGTCTGTAAAACCTTTTGGGCAGATGGGGACTTCTTCAAAGGCCCCGACTGGTATGAATAG